aggatcttcacacattttctttctgaaactgattttaaaaatcagcttctTTGCTAAAAATTGTTGCTAATTctcattatttcatttgaattGCAGAGTTATAATAGAGACAGGAATTAAGTCCTGACTTAAACTGCAAACTCAATAAACTCCTACTGTGTCTGTGGCATATAAAAAAGTATCTACATAGATGCAGGGATTTGTAAGTTATAGAGCTTTATAATTCTAAGGTCAAGGAGCTGCTTCTGCTCGTGTTTGTCAGGCACTGAACTTACAACGCTGGACACTCTTCAGTAACCACAGCTCTTCACATTCAGCTACCTTGAAGGTGCATCATATGTTGCAGTTAACATCCAACATAAAAACATTTGgcatttttaaatcacttcttTCCCCTGCAACTGCGGTTACTCACATTAATGCTCCAGAACACCCATTTTGAACAAGTGAGAGTAAAACATCTAGAGAAATTCATTATTAAGTAAGCTTTATCAGGTACAAAGATTTTCTACTCAACACATCAAGAGTTCCAAGGTAGAGCTACTTGCCTACAAAAATGCTTCCCTCTCAGATCTGTCTTTGCCTTTCTAATTAGAAGATTCCAGGATATTTAGAGCCTTTTAATAATCTCAgctaatgaaaggaaaaagagagaaaaaacaaatgcaaaagtgCAGAGCCTGCATTCTGCAGCCCTGGCATCTAATATGGAAAAAggagtttttctgttttgaaagataTGCCAAGTGTTGCCTCCTTATGTTGCCTTCAGGTTTTCCTTCATTAAATTATATCAGAGAATGTCCTCTCCTCAAAATGGTGTTATAAGCTGAAGTTGGAGCCATCTACTCACTACTTACTGTACAGCTAGCAGTTCACCTTGAGCCTGGGTAGCTGTCAGATTTAAATAAGCGATATTATCATGCTGAGTTGGTGTTTAGTTGATTTTTTCCCTAAATTGCATCCAACTTTTTTGAGGCTTGTCCTTCGTTAAAAAAGAGACTATAAAATCTGTATTACGAGTACATGTATGATGCctataaaccagaaaatgagGGGAAAGTGCATACAAATGAGTCTTTTCTTGTCCCTGTTGTCATCATTAGGAAATTAATGTTTACAGTTGAGATTTGCCTGTCATCAGTAAAGGCACTGCAACAGAACAGAGCGATGCCAAAGGCACATCATActttctgtctgcatttttaattcctGCATTAGACAGCAGATACAGCAAATCAGGAAGTTTAACTGATATTCTTTAGGAGAATGAGGATAAGAAAATATAAGTACCACATTCAGGTTAAAAAACTAAATCTCAGAAGGCAAGAAATATGGCCCAAGAGGAGGTCAAAGCTCCTCAGCCTTAAATATGGTCTTAATGATTTTGTAGTAGATTATATTTTTCCATAAGAAAATTAGTTCCTTATTTCTTAGGGCAACATAGAAAGATAAGAAAGGCTGTGAATGTGTTCTATCTCTTCTTTCTATAGCCTGCAAGAAAGCTGAAGCCGTATGACAGTGTCTCACAAGGCACTCACTGGCTACTCTGCTGCATCCACAATACTAtgtgggaggggaaggctgTACCTCAGAAGAAGACAAATTTGAAACTCCGCTTTTCTTTGTATACCCAAATGCACAGAGAAGCGCTCAACTCCCTGAGCATCTCTCCTTGGCATTTCCTGAGCTCAGACCATCCTTCTAAATGACAGTTAAAAATCAAACTTAGTTTGGAATAAACTAAACTTTTCCATTGAGTATCTAAAGCTGTATCCCTTGAGCATCCCAACATTTGAATAGCAATCTCAAGGTTCAAGCAAAAGATGGATGAAGATGGCAGGTGAGCTGAGCCTTCCATGTTTAAGATCAAGCCCCATGATTGATGAAACATCAAAACCATTCACCAAATGTAATTAATTCACTGACAGGTGGCTATGCTGGCAGTGCTTGAATATATACATTTGGAGTGTTAGCTCTTCCCAGTGTATCTCTGTGGCTGCAAACTAAATGCCCAGtgataatggaaataaaagaaagtgtCACTACCTGCTTTAATATTTCTAGCATGTAAAAAAGTACTGCCACAGTTGTGAATTATTTATTGGGAAATGACAGCTCATTTGCATCAGAAGTCAACTTGAGAGAGGAGATGTGCATACACCCCAGTTAGGAATGAGGTAAACCTAGACTTTGGGAGGCCTAGCAAGAGGAGAGAAGGTGGTCAGGTAGCCCAGGACCCAAGTGAGCTCTCCGCAGGAGCAGCGACatccagggagaagagcagaagtGGCAATGAGTCTAGATCTCACTGGGGTGAAGGCAGCCACAGGGGAAGCCCACAGCAATGCTTTAGGTATCTGGTTActtccaggcagcagcacttcctccaggagaagctggggagggggttACCAACCgaagagacacacacacatacatacacacacattgGTTTATGCATTTTATGCTGCCTACATAAAGTATGCCTGCATACCTTAAGACATATGTAAGCAAACTGGCCACTGGCCTCATCTCCCAAGCAGCTCCATATCAGGACATCAGGTGGATtcctgcaggaaagcagcttcTGAGAACCACCATTGTTGTCCTATATCAGGGCATAAAATTGTCCATATGGCATTAATGTGAAGCTATCCTACCTCAAGCAGTGACCATCCAAGTCCCCACAAGCCACATTCTTAGCAATCTTCCCACCATGCTGGTTATCCTTAGCACTAGAGGAAGAAGCCTGATGGAGGTGACCTGGTGATGGTGTAGCCTGTTTCTGTTCCCTCCCCCAGTCACACCTCTGGCCAAAACAGCATTTGGCACCATCCTTAACTGCATTGGGTAACCTGAGGGAGTGGTAGGCACAGGCAGGATACTCTGTTCTGTGTCTCTCTCCAGTCCCacataatttacatttttgatCCATTGGTTCTCACCCTTTCACCATTGTTTATTTGTTATCTCCAACAATCATTTGGCTTTCCCCAGATCTGTGCCTTTACACATCcaccttgctttttcttttttttctttctatttttctttttctttttttttttttttttttttttttgttttgtttttaggtGATGGGAAGTGACATTTTGTTTAGGTAAGAATGCTTCTCTAACTGGGGAACCAACAGGAAGAGTATTCCCTTAAACTGGCATTCCTTAAACTAGGGAAAGCAGTAAGTGTGTATGATGCTGCTCTATAATACTTCTCCCACCTCTAGTTATTTACAGCTCATAGACTTTCTGAGCTCTTTGTGGATGTGTGCCGTTAGTAACACTCATTGGATTTCTCTCCCAACAGTTTGGGCTATCCTTCCTTGAAACCATGTGCATTTTTAGCATCCACAGCTCTCTTTGGCAGTAATTTCCCCAAGTCTACAGCCAGCTTCCATCATATTTTCTGAATCCTGCTTGATTCCATGATGTGTTCCCTATTGCTTCTGTTGGGagaaagaatttgctttttatctGTCTTTTCCCTGGCAAGCATCTTTTTATGGCCATCACCCTTAAACTTTAGGGACAGGGTTCATTCACTAGTCACAGTGTttgaaaagaatgagaaagcagaagtcCAGGTCTGAAGTACAATATTCAGCAGGCACTTATATCTGTTAATTTTATAGTAAGACAGTACAAACATATCACTGCTTTATGACCTGTTTGCAACTTTTTCTGTCTGAGAAGTtggtttttcttcagaaaacatttggCTTATTAAAACTAAACCAACAATCCTACACCCTGCCTCAAAAAGCCtctttttaactatttttcatttaataagaCAGCATCTTATTCACCTCATTGATTTTACTCCCACAGACAAATCAAAAAATTGCaattatttgaaggaaaaaaatgaacttctATTCCTATTAGTGTCCATGGTCTTGTTTTTCAATATCTACATGCAGTCAATTTATATGGTCTAAAGCATCATGAACATTTCAGCTCTATGCAGTGAATCAcaacatttatttcagaaatttgtGTTTGTCTTCATGCACAGCCAggcttttttccagttttactgTGGCTGTATGTGTATCCAGATAATTAGAAGCATCAGTGATAATGTATGGTTGTAAGATGACTGTAAGATGACTTTTAATGCAAAAACCCACTAGTCAATCAGAACTTGGCAGGCTTATGCACAGGCAGATAAACCTATGTACAGATGTCTGCACAATTCCTGCTTTCCAGAAAGCTTTCAGGCTCCCTTGACCCAGCCAAAATTGGGAAAGTGTGGAAAGCAATTACCTCAATAGTAGCAattcaattttgctttttttttttttttttaaattcagaccCTGTCTTTTGTTTCCCATTTCAAGAGGAAAACCAAGTTTGattggtggcttttttttaataaatcagcCTTCAGGCTGTACTGAATACAACTTTAGAAAgcttgctggggttttttttggtgatgtACGTGAGGGGAGTATGTTGAACTCCGCATGATCCATGTGAGCATGAGAAGAAATCTCAGAACCGCACAGAGATGTTATCtcaagagaaaatattttcatagcaAATATTACCTTCATAATATGTTTTAATTCCTCTGCACTTCAAAATGGTTGCTGCAGACTATTGCATGAATAAAGTGTTTTGTTTATGCTCTGCTGATACTGGCTCCAAATGTATTTGGACTTGTTTGTTTACTCACCCACTGCCTTTCACAAAGAATAAAGCTCTAATGTGCTATAATGCGtttgtttcaaaaatagttAAGTATGGCAAATTGCACACCtgtatgtttttcagttttctttttgccacCTGGAAACctatataaattattttgtgttgaTGCATGGCACAACATATGCAAGATTTACAATGGATCCCTGCTGACACAGccagcagaggctgcagccTGAGCTGCGGGTCCCACAGGGCTGTGTCAAGAGGGATGTGCCAGGGTCAGATCTCGGTGGTAAAAGGCTGGCTGCAATTTCCACAGAAAAGACTATCTGAGAATCAATTAGGGAAAGTGGATCATTCTGGGGATTGAAATAATAGAAATAGGATGGGATTCAACAGCACATTGTTCAAAGTCATTAATTCAGAAGCTAATAACAGGTTTTGAAGCTCGACGGTGAGAActcttcagcaggaaaaagccCAAGAGGGGAACATTTTGGGTTGATTAGTTCatcacagggggaaaaaaaaaaccagaagagacATGCCGAAGCCGTGGACGTGAAAGAGGCGAGTAATTTAGGTGAGGAGTTTTCTGTGGAACGGAACTAAAATGTACAGACAAAGGGGACTTCACCTGAAATGCTGCTTACAGCATTGTTGCCTGCCATGTTGTACCGGGAGCAGGTGCCCAGGTGCCGGCAGCAGCGAGGAGGGGGCCGGGGTGGGCGCTGCCGGGCGGCCCCTGTGAggagcggccggggctgccccgcgccggccccaGCCGGCCCCAGCCGGTTCCAGGTGGTTCCAGCTGTTTCCAGGTGGTTCCAGGCGGCCCCAGCCGGTTCCAGGAGGCTCCAGGCGGTTCCAGCCGGCCCCAGCCGGTTCCAGGCGGCTCCCAgggccccagcgcagggcagggccgaGCCCCTCAGACCCAGGTGGGCGCCTTGGGGAaagcctgggggaggaagggcaaaactgcagctgccctggtgtttgtctttttgtttcccaCTAGCTGAATCGGCAAGTCAATATTTACTTTAATTAGCCATAAATTAAGTTCATTAACCCCAAACCAAGTCTGTTTCACCTGTGATGGTAGTTGGTAAGTGGTATCCCTGTCTTCATCCAGACCCTTGAGCTTTCTTGTCCCTTTCTTGTcccttattttctcccctcatCCCACTAAGGTGGGGAGCGAGCAAGCAGCTGGGCGGGGGTTTTGCTCTTGGCCAAAGGCAAACCCAGCACACAGGCAGGGAGGGGCTGACTCGGAGAACTCAGATTGATGGCAGTCcagaaatacacaaatacagaaatataccAAGCGTGAAGGAGAACAGTTGAAGCAAATGAACAATGTTTGTGAGGGAACAAATGGGTAAAAGCGGAACTGATGAATACATTTACATTACAGACTCGAAGGGGTTGATTTTTAATCCACAAACCTGAAAATCTCTCCTTCTATGAAcagcaaaaatatgaaaaacagtGAGGACAACAGAAccatttgaaacaaaaacaatcAAGCAAGGTCAATTCGTAATCTGGCTTACATGACAGTGAGTATCTATAGTAGCAGTAGACAGTCCCTGCGACATGtgaaatcttctttttttaataagtgaGAGAAGTATTTAATGCAAAGAGAAAACCTTAGGATACTTGAGATATGATTGAAGGGATCAGAATATTGATTTAAAATCTGAAGTACTTTCTGGACAAACAATGAAGATTTCATCCCTAAAAGTGCATTTTCTGAGAGCTCCTTCCAGTGGGATTGAGACGGTAATTCTTATTCAAGCCTATAAAGCAATACAGGATGTTAATAAAAACCATCAGGACCAAAGTTCTTCTTCACCAGAATTCAGCCTGAGAATGAAGGAGCCCCCACTGAACACGTTGTAGAACAGGATCAGTTTAACAACAGCAAAGGCCCTTTAGAATTACATCAATAATGCCTACTCTGCACATCTATTAAAGGCATAACTGAAGGCATTGTTGTTGCTGCACATTCAATAACACGTGAGTCCATCAATGCATTTCTGCCTGCTTCCAGACGACAGCATGTTTCCGTTGTAAAGGGGATCTTGGATCATCATTCAAAATCCACTCTACTGAGACCAACTACAGCCTCCTAAGTGCTTTTTGGAGTCCTTTGCTTTGTTCACAAACTACTTCAAAGCTAAAGAAATGTCCCTCTTGAAGAAAGTCATTTGCTTCAAAAGTTTTGTGTGTTATATTACAGCCAGTTGTTGGGAAAGGGTGGAAAACACTACCATCAGTTCCCAGGTCAAGCAAAGACTGCCTTCTAGGAGGCTGAGCAAATCCATTAGCCCCTTTTCTCCAGCAGAAGTGAAAATGTAAATCCTTACACCTGTAAAATGGAGACAAAACCATTTCCTTGCTATAGAAGAACGCACCATGGTTACATAACATGACTCAAATGCTAAATGCTAAAGTGATTAGGGTCCcagatatttaaagaaagaaatctcattttcttaGAAGATTTTCAAATAGAAGAACAAAGCCCCAGCAAATTGAGTGTGGAAAATAATCCTCCGCTGTCCCCACTCTCCAGCAAGCTAGATGAATTTACTTAACTTTTGCAACATCAGTTTCTATGGCTCtgtgctggaaagctgccagaGCTATAGGCAAACAGAAACTGATTCAGCTACTCAGAAGGAACAGAGTATCTGGGAATAGGAAAATTATCTGTGTAGGAGGTTTGCCAGCAATTTCAATCAATTACACTCTAAAAGATAATACCATGAAATCAAAAAGTcctctttaattaaaaactccatttaaagaaatatgcatatacatttagctttataaaataaagacagaagagCTGCTAAGCAGGCTCAGAGTTGCTAAAACTCTGGAACGagctagttttaaaaattagatttctAAATGGGATTTAGAGCTTAATGGGGTCACAACTGTCTTGACTAGTCTTAGTCCAAATAAGTGCAAAAGAGAGACACACTGTTTTTGGAAACTACAAGAAAACCATTGATGAAAATCTCCACACTAGCATGGTACAAATTGttatttctcttccccttggcTTGCAAAAGAAGCGAGGCTCTTAGTTTTAAGACTCAACTGGGAATTCAGGAAGTAATTTACAGAATGACAGCCTCTTCAGCattcagatgtttttaaattagGTGTCTGGTCCTTGTACAGACTAAGGGAAGAAAGAGACACTTTCAAGGTAATGTTCAGAGCACCTAAGGTAGTATCTTGCTCTTGTGCCACTTTCCACTGGACCCTCTCTGCATCCAGGGACTACAAAGGTAATATCTGGAGCCCAATATCATAATTTACAGTCCTAAAATAGCTAAAGAAAGTGAGGCAAAACACAGATCAAGTGAGATTTGTGTCTTGTTCAAACTGGCATCGCGATTTCTTGCATTATTACCAGAGCATTTTTGTATAGCTAGCATCATGTCTTGTAGGAGAGGGGAAGGCCTTTAATAAAGTCCATTAGATTTTTGGATAGActattaatttaaatacattaatttttttctcttcttgagCTGTAATCCTCCTTCTttggcattttttattttctgcccaGTGGAACGAGGTAgggatgtattttttaaatgtttatagcttcctccagaagaaaacaaggagagCTAGTGTAGTAGATCTATTTCAACATCTTCCACACAGCAACCATTATGATGTGGCAATATCTTTTACTGAGAGAAGGTAACAGGGGTGCATTGCTGGCAATGTGGTGGATGGAGTGGCCCAAGTGCAAAACTAGGGTGTAGGAGACCCgatttccctgctgctggtCTACCAAGGGACTTTGGTGCACAAAGTCAAATGACTTTCCTACTCTCCCTGTAAGTAAATTGAAGTTAAAGATACTGAGATCCACCTTAAGCCCTTCATGCTCTTTGACAGAGGACCAAATGCTGTCACAGTTTTACAACATCCTGAAAAGTTCCCCACAACTGAAAGATCAGCTTCTGTCTGGAGaagaatcccaggtagcaaaCATCGGTCTCTCATGAATAGCTTTTCATTGTATGTCTGTCTCTAACAGGGGAACAAGCAGCTTGAGGTAACAAGTTGTTTCCAAGAAAATCAGTAGGACTGTTCATCCAACTAATTCACTACTCATCTTGGTAAAATCAGGAATCCAGGATTAAAACCTAGGTTATTCTTTGCATTCAACTTTGACTTTTTAAATCAGAACTTTCCATGTGTCCTACCAGTAACCACtatgtttttattctttccgggaataaataaattaatttttctatgcCCTTACATAGAAGCTGATATTATTGAGGTGTTAAGGGACATCTTCATGGAATCCTGTATACTCACATTTATACTTTAAACACTTCCAAAGGTGCTAAAATCAGGGACCAGAGGTCCCTATTATAATCTGGAGAGAGAGTGGCGTTTTAGCATGAAACTGAGAGCACATCAATTAGATGCCTGGAAAGGTGAATGGGCTTCAAGCAGCAGTAACGCACAGGGCTGCCAGATACAGACTCATTGGCCAGCATCCCTTCCATGTGATAGCATTGCCACCGCAAAGCTCATATGCTCCACAGTATGGTCTGAGGTGCTCAAGCCAAATTAACACATGCCTTGACTCCTCTGTAAGGATCCTGGCATCTGCTAACACCACACTTCAGAACAGAGGGCAGCTTGGTTTTGACAAGgatgtatttctttctgaagcacAGAGTCCTTGTTCCCCACAGCATCTCAGAACAAGGAAGGACTGAATGTTCAAACTGAAGCTCCCTCTTCATCTTCATCAGGTAAATCTCTCAGTGAATCTTTACATTGGTGCTGGCACTGTCAATGTTAATACTGTACCTGCTTCATGGCTGAATGGAGGGTGCTAGTCTATGATGCCAGTCTAGCAAATATATCCAGGGCTAACTGATGCTCCAGGGAACAATTTCAACTTTGCAAAAAGGTACTCTCAGACATACAGCAATCatcatcttgaaaaaaaaacccaacccaaaatgCAAGCATTCGATTGTCTGGGTAGCAGGCGTTTGAAAAATCTTGTTGTTCTAGGCAGTAACTGTAACAAAGAACAGAATTGCTGCTTGTGGAGTAGGAGGAAGAGTTCAAAATGAATGAACACAACTCATTGGTTGCAGTAAGCTTTAcgaaaaatctgctttctaaTTCCAGAGACCACTAATAGAGAAGCATATGCTCTATTTTAAGCTGTATATACTGTAATGGATAGCTACAATTACTTCAACAGAGTAAGGAACAGTATCAGCCAATACGTACTGTAAGTCAGGCaagttatttattttgtcaGCAGTTGGAACATACAGCTGCTCATGTTTGTTAGTATTTCACATTCATCAttacatttatttgctttactTGCAAATTGGTATGAAATGTTACTTCTCTTTCCAGCCAAATAAATTACAAACTGTAGATATTACAGGCATTATACAGAAATAAGAATTAATCGTGAATGGGATACAAGGATGAGAGGGAGGGGAGACACAAAAAGGTGCTCACTCTTAAAGATTTAACCCAAATTCTGCTGAGAAAGAGGATCTGAAGGCTTCGAAGTCTGTGCTGCATGTTGTGTACACAGTAACGTATCCACTCGGTTTAGTATTTGCCAGGCAAATCACAAAGCCCTCTCAGGCTACAGCAGCATATAATCTCCTTGAATGTTTTCCTGAGCTCCTGACTCCGGAATGCGTAGATGAGTGGATCAATGATGGAATTGCACATGATGAGGATGAGGTAGAAGTTAAAGTGGGACATGAAGCACACACAGTAAGGGTTGTAGGGGCAGGAGATGTAGAAAATGAGGTGCAGGAAAAATGGAGCCCAGCACACAACAAAAACTCCAATCAGGATGGTGAGAGTGATGGCCCCTTTCATGTTGGCCCCTTGGCGAATAGGACCAGTCCCTGGAAGAACGGCAATCTTTTTGATATGCATCCGAGCCATCATGAACATGTGGACATAGAGGGATGCCATGAGAATGAGCATAGTGAAGAACATGCTAATAAGGCAGATGATGACAACACTGCTGTCAGAGTAAATGATGAACAGAATGCCTGAGACTGTGCAAGCAGCCCAGATGCATGTGATGATGACCCCTACACGCTTCACCGTCATGATATTATGGTACTGGAGGGCGTAAAAGATAGTAAAGTACCTGTCCACTGCTATTGAGAGGAGACTGCAAATTGATGCAAGCAAGGAACTGCAAATCACTGAGTCAATGACATTGTCAATGTTTATGGTAAAGCTCTGTGCATCTGTATCTGTATTGTTTAGCAGCGTGATGACAATAGTTTCAGATCCATTAGATACACTCACTAGCATGTCAGCCACTGCCAAGCTACAGATGAAGAAGTACATG
This sequence is a window from Pelecanus crispus isolate bPelCri1 chromosome 2, bPelCri1.pri, whole genome shotgun sequence. Protein-coding genes within it:
- the MC4R gene encoding melanocortin receptor 4 isoform X2 — protein: MYFFICSLAVADMLVSVSNGSETIVITLLNNTDTDAQSFTINIDNVIDSVICSSLLASICSLLSIAVDRYFTIFYALQYHNIMTVKRVGVIITCIWAACTVSGILFIIYSDSSVVIICLISMFFTMLILMASLYVHMFMMARMHIKKIAVLPGTGPIRQGANMKGAITLTILIGVFVVCWAPFFLHLIFYISCPYNPYCVCFMSHFNFYLILIMCNSIIDPLIYAFRSQELRKTFKEIICCCSLRGLCDLPGKY
- the MC4R gene encoding melanocortin receptor 4 isoform X1 produces the protein MNFTQHHGTLQPLHFWNHSYGLHSGASEPNAKGHSSGGCYEQLFVSPEVFVTLGIISLLENVLVIVAIAKNKNLHSPMYFFICSLAVADMLVSVSNGSETIVITLLNNTDTDAQSFTINIDNVIDSVICSSLLASICSLLSIAVDRYFTIFYALQYHNIMTVKRVGVIITCIWAACTVSGILFIIYSDSSVVIICLISMFFTMLILMASLYVHMFMMARMHIKKIAVLPGTGPIRQGANMKGAITLTILIGVFVVCWAPFFLHLIFYISCPYNPYCVCFMSHFNFYLILIMCNSIIDPLIYAFRSQELRKTFKEIICCCSLRGLCDLPGKY